CATTCAGGGGCTCGTTTTCCAGCTTCCCAGCTGTTTCGACCATCCTTGGCCCTGCAGTGGCTAACAGTTCCTCTGGGTTCTGGGGGCAGGAAGGATCAGTCTGGCCCCGGGACTGGCCCTGGCCATGTGAAGACCCAAAAAGGTCACCTTCCCCCTGATCCCTGCACCTCCACCCTCAGCACTCAACAGAACCCTTCAGAGAGCCACCAGATTGCTCATTCCTCGGCTAGGGTCTCTTCACATCACCCCCTCCCCAGGCCTGGAGTTGCCTCCAAGTGGCCCCTCACCCAAGCAGCACCACAGAATTCAAAGTTCAAGGGCGAGGCCTTAAATGAGCCAAGAGGAGGTAGGGTCAGGCAGGAACTCTATCATGGCCCTGAGCACCAGGTCCACCACCGTAGAGTCACAAAGTCATTACAGCCCatcttacaggtgaggaaactgaggcccagggagcttGAACAGGCCACCCAAGGTCTCAGAGCATGTCAGTAGAAAAGCAGGACTGGAACCCAGGCAACCCAGTCTGGTTTATTTTCCTCTCTACCACGGAGCCAGCTGAGCTCTCCACCTTGTTCAACCAAGGGGCTTTATTCCCTGGGCAGAGCAGGCTTGACCTCAGGCTCCTCCCTGAGAAGAAACAGGACCAGGCTTGAGTGGGGAAGTACATCTAGGGTGACTGAGACCCCTGTTCCCCCAATCAGATCCGTTGGGACATGAGCCTGGTGTTGAGTTTTCGGAAAAAGGATCGCAGCTTGCAAATCTTGCATTTTTTCTTGCGGCGACCCCGGGGGAAGCCCCGAGCCctgccttcctcttcttctccctcttcttcctcatCACTGGCCCAGGGGCCCCAAGCACCCCCATTAAAGTCAGGGTGGGCCCGGGGATTCTCTGCCGGGTAGCGCACTGGGATGGCTGTGCGGTTATAGTATGCCAGGCGGGCCAACAGGGCACGGACCACATCAGGCCGCTGGCCAGCGAGGTCCTCCCGCTCATAGGGGTCGGCACTGATGTTGAAGAGCCACACGGCCTGGCGGGCACTGGCCATCCGCTCCAGGTTCCACCAACTGCCAGGGAAGGCAGCCAGCGTCTGCGGTGGGATCCAGTCCCCATAGCCAGGGTCTCCCGTCAGCAGCTTCCACTCGCCCACGCGGATGGCGGCCTGCACAGCTGTATTCCAGATGCCAAAGCCGCCCTCCAGCGAGCCGTGCCGAGCGTGGTTGTAGAGGGGATCAATGTTGTGCAGGATCTCTGTGCGCGGCGAGGCCCGGCCCTCACTGATGGCTGGCCACACATCATAGCCATCCAGCCCATCAGCCGCTGAGGCAGTGCCACCTGCCAGACCCACTAGGGTTGGGTACCAGTCAGTGATGTGCACCAGTGCCCGGCTTGTCCTTCGCTTTCGCTTGAGCAGGGGGCTGTGGACGAAGCCAAGGCCCCGCACACCACCTTCCCAGTAAGTGCCCTTGCGTCCTCGGAGCGGCCAGTTGCTGCCCCCTGAGAAAGTCTGGCCACCATTATCGCTGGAGAAGATGATGATGCTGTTGTTGTAGAAGCCATACCGCTTGAGGGCCCAGGTGATGTTGCGCACAGCCTCGTCCATGCAGGTCACCATGGCTGCATACTTCCGCCGGGCCACGTTGCCCATGGTACGGTAGCGGTACAGGTACTCACGTGGGGACTGCAGGGGTGTGTGTACCGCCTGGAAGGCCACGTAGAGGAAGAGGGGCCTCCGGGGGCTGTGGCTGGCCAGGATGTGGCTGGCACGCTGGGCATACAGCAGAGTGGAGTACTGACCACTGAGCCCCCAGGCCACACTCTCACCCTCATGCAGGTCAAAGCCGCACACCCCTGGGCCATCACAGTTGTCGTAGGTGTAGTAGTCCACATTGCCTGTGAGCGAGCCCAGGAAGGTGTCGAAGCCCCGGCGGGTGGGCAGACACTCCTTCCTGTAGAAGCCCAGGTGCCACTTGCCCACCATGTGGGTGGAGTAACCTGCCTCCTGCAGCTTCTGGGGCAGCGTCACCTGGTCCAGGGGCAGGCAGTTAGGCTGCCGTGGGCGGATGATGGAATGCTGGAGTCCTGTGTGGATCTGGTACCTGGCAGGGAGAGTGGAAGGCATAGAAGGTACAGGTGAGCGACAGACCACACCCTCCCAATACCCACTTGGATGTGGGCTCTGATTCCAGCACTACCAGCAAAAGGCATAACAGTGACCACCATGAATTACCTAACGTGCTAAGCGCTTTGCATGTGTTATCTCATTGAACGTTCGAAATTAATTGAAGCTGATGTTATTATCATTCCTAGTTTGCAGATGCAGAGATTGAAGCTCAGAATGGTTAAGCCATTAGCATACGATCACACACAGCTACAAAGCTGGGGAGTTAAGAGCTGAACCCAACAatagcaataacaataataataacaactaacACCGAGCACTCACTGTGTGCTAAACATAGTGCTGAGCCCCTTACATGGATTATCTCACTAAATACTCACCATAGCCTAGGAGGTATACATCATTATCATTCCCAGTTCCCAAACTGGAAAACTGAGTCTTGGTAAATTATATCACTTGCCCAGGAATTTACATGGCTGGTAGTTGGAGTTGGGATTTGTatcccaggcagtctgactcctgaCCTCAGAGTCCCTAAGCTCCACGCCACTAACTTACTATGGAGTCTGGAGCAAATCCTGCTCCTCTCCCAGGCAAACTCCTATTAACTCTTCAAACCCCAGTCCAAATGTTACCCCAACGTGAAGTCTCTCACAATCCTCCTAAGGAAGGAATTGCTTTTGATTCTGAGTTCCCCCAGCATTTAGTACTCACCATCATtgttctaaaggagccctggtggcacagtggttaaagcgcttggtgtcgaatccaccagccagagaaagatgtggcagtctgcttctgtaaagatcacagccttggaaaccctatgggggagttctactctgtccaataaagttgctatgagttcaaatcgactagatggcaacaggtttttggtttatcattgtcctaaatgagccctggtggcacaatggttaagtgcttagctgctaaccacaaggttggaggttcaaacccaccagcagctccatgggagaaaagatctggcaatttgctcccattaaagattacagcctaggagatcctatgaggcagttctactctgtcctatagggttgctctgaattggattctactcgatggcacacaacaacgacatcATTGTTCTACTTGGCCATGGAATTATATTCAGTTGTATGTGGGTCCTGGGACCAATCATATATAATGGAACTATTCCTTACTCAAACTTGTATTTCCAGCACTCAATTGAAGTTTAAAGGGCATCCAATTACTTATGGTATGAATGCATGAAGAATGATGCTCAGAGGGTTTTAGAGACAGAAGGGACACAAGTCATTGTCATTCTAtcaagaaactgaggtccagaggagGGGAAgggccttgcccaaggtcactcagtgATCAGCGGCagagccaggaattgaacctaagTCCAAGCAAAGTCCAAACAGAGACCCTTTGCCAGCAAACGCAGTCACTTCTTTTCCTCCAAGGGGTGTCAGATTGCTTGTGT
The window above is part of the Elephas maximus indicus isolate mEleMax1 chromosome 2, mEleMax1 primary haplotype, whole genome shotgun sequence genome. Proteins encoded here:
- the ARSI gene encoding arylsulfatase I, with translation MAMHALTGFSLVSLLGFGYLSWDWTKPSLVADGPGEVSEQPSAAPPQPPHIIFILTDDQGYHDVGYHGSDIETPTLDRLAAEGVKLENYYIQPICTPSRSQLLTGRYQIHTGLQHSIIRPRQPNCLPLDQVTLPQKLQEAGYSTHMVGKWHLGFYRKECLPTRRGFDTFLGSLTGNVDYYTYDNCDGPGVCGFDLHEGESVAWGLSGQYSTLLYAQRASHILASHSPRRPLFLYVAFQAVHTPLQSPREYLYRYRTMGNVARRKYAAMVTCMDEAVRNITWALKRYGFYNNSIIIFSSDNGGQTFSGGSNWPLRGRKGTYWEGGVRGLGFVHSPLLKRKRRTSRALVHITDWYPTLVGLAGGTASAADGLDGYDVWPAISEGRASPRTEILHNIDPLYNHARHGSLEGGFGIWNTAVQAAIRVGEWKLLTGDPGYGDWIPPQTLAAFPGSWWNLERMASARQAVWLFNISADPYEREDLAGQRPDVVRALLARLAYYNRTAIPVRYPAENPRAHPDFNGGAWGPWASDEEEEGEEEEGRARGFPRGRRKKKCKICKLRSFFRKLNTRLMSQRI